A stretch of DNA from Trichomycterus rosablanca isolate fTriRos1 chromosome 1, fTriRos1.hap1, whole genome shotgun sequence:
TGGTTACAGAAGcagctgctgaagaagttcatggtGCTGAAACTCAATTGTGGAGTTCCTGAGAACATCAGTGCTGCTCACATGAAAGAGTGGCTCATCTATAGAGAGAGAAGCACCTTCAGGAACATGTGAGTCTTTATGGCTTCCCAGTTTCACCTCCATCATGTATTAAAtctctcactcatttattcatattgACATTTTTAATGATGTTTGTTTTTCTATGTAAAGCTTcaagaaaaatgtaaaacaaggcAGCAATTCAAGCTATGCTGAAAAGGTgagaaaatacttttactacacTTTAATGAGTGGTGTTGGACAGGATTATTTCaatacaaacattatttaaaatatgtgcTTAGGCCTGGGAGGTAAATCAAAGGATCGAGCTGGAGGAAATGGAGAAAAAAATTCTCAGAGAGCTCCGTGTAGAACGTCGAATCCCACAAAGACCAGTGGACGTTCCTTCTAAACtggaaaatgtacaaaaaatatttgtacTGCCCTGTTCGTCTGGCTCGACCATTTCACCTGCTGATGACCAGGCCGAGGGCACCCTGCTGGCTCAGGACTCAACACTAGAGAATTCACCCACTGGGAACTCAATCCAGTAAGTTCTTTAAACAGTGAATAAAAGCTCTGATATTTTATGTGTGACTAAAATTCTTCATTGTTGGTTTTCATGTGACAGGAAATTTAGTCAATCAGCTGATGGAGCTGCTGCAAGTATGTTGGTGAGTGTATCATCATTTTATTCAGATATGTCTACAGTATCTTCAGGATTGTAATTAGAACAGGTCTTACTACAGATCAGATGAATTGCTCTGAAAACCTTAACTTAAGATCTAATTTtaacatttcatgttttctctgtACTTTAGTACCCGCTCTAATGGAATTTGTTCATCCTACACAGTCCACCAGAGTGCATCTTCCAGACTTGGTCTTGTCAGAATCTTACAAAATCACCAAGCTCAGGGATTAAATCGGACAGTTCTGGGGGTTTTGAGAGCTCTGTAGTAATGAGCTCCTCTGATGAATCAGTGAATACACCCCCCTTACTCTCGACGGCTAAGAAGTTGGTGCTGGAGGTGCGGTACTgttctgcatctctgatcaAATGTCAGCAGGAAGAGAGCAATGACAAGGCTGATGATTTTGAGAACCTGGACTTGGATGTTCAACTTCCAAGTCCGTCACCGTCTTCTGTCTCCTCTGTTGAAGTTATCAGAGAGAGGAATGTTATTACACCAGTGGAAGAACCAGAAACTAGTTTTCAGTTCTCCAACACAGAGGAACCCGAGGTCACCTTTCTGGGATTTAGACCTCAGAGAACGTGCCAGTCTCGGACCAGCCCAACATGTACAGATAGAAAACATGAGTGAAGATATTGTCGGACAGACCTTAGACATGGTGATATCAGTTCTTGCAAGTGAAGGACTTTTGTCACTACAGGAAACATCAGATATGTCTGATGTATCTTCACCAGATAATTCTATAGAATCAGACATGTTGGCAAGTTGTGGCACCACAGATGAAAGCCAGAGTCCGACCCAGTGCTCATGCTCAGATTCTGGTTCCCAGCTGAGCTTACAATCAAAAAAGGTAGTAAGTGAAACTCTGGTGGGAATCCAAAGGAAATGATCAGACCAGTCTTTAACTGAAATCATCTCACCAGATAACAGTGATGCCATCAGTGACCTTATCAGTGGCATCCTAAGGCAGATCCAGGAATCACCCAGCCTGGATGCCAGTGAGCTAATCTCCTCCAGCTCTTCAGAAAGCAGCTTCATTTCACTCTCACATGATTGTAAAGCTCAGTCTGGTTCTGAGATCATGGGGGATAAATTAGTAATGAAGAACATCCAGCCACACATTGGTACCATCAGCAAGGCTCAAAGGAAACCTTCAGATGTGAATGGAGATGTTATCAACTCTCTGGTTCTAGAGGTTTTGGGATCTGCTCTGTTTGAAAACCCTTCAGAGAAAACGTCACACCTTGATGCTCTGAACAGAGACCAGACTGTCAGATTGGTAAAATCTTCAGATAATACTGCAGGACCAGAGAGACCCTGCCATCAGAGGCCAAAGTCCTGCCCATTATTAAAGAAGGACAGTACTAGTAATGCTGCAGGGGCTTCTGCCAGCCAAACACCTGAAAACCCAACTGGTGAGTAAAAGTTTGAGATGAGGTTCTGTTTAAAATTTATTGTCAAAGTTCATGTAGTTTCATTTTAACATTCATTCTTTGTTTCTTTGATTTAAAGGCAAGaaacaaaagaagaagaaaagtgTTCGCTCTTTATTCATGATGGCCTGGAAAGTGGTGAAACGGACCTTCACCAGAAGATCCAACAAGATATCTCCAATCTAATCGTCCACCATTTATTTTACCACCAGCCAAAACTGAGCAGAATTATCCTTAGCTAGATCATTACCATGGACATGTCTTGGGTCCTCGCTTAGAGAGACCTGAAGAACCACGTTCCACCATGAAGACTTCATTGTTGTTAGACTTTTGTCAGCAGGAGGTCACCTTCCTTCTTTAGTAACCAACTTTTATCTGGCACTACTGTGATCTGTGCCATGTTGGTCACTTTTGATTATCATGAGTGGTCAGTCTTGTTCCTTTCTCCACTTTGGTTCTCAGTCATGAGCTCCATTATCGAGAGCTCTGCTCTGAGTTTCCTTTGGTAACATTTGGTTGAGGTACTTCTGCTGTCCCACAGTCTTACTTGGTACCATCTTGGCTTGGCAGCATCTGTGGTTCCTGGTCTTTCTGAGTACTTTCTGATGCTGAAAGGTTATTTCACTCAACATGTACCTATTCAGCATTGTTCACATTCTCACCTGTAGAACTGTAGTTCTGAAAGATTCATTTACCTTCACAAGGAGCAGAAAATCCCTCAAACATCCCAGGATTGCAGGATTTCATGGTGACTATTCTGGTTAAGAGAGTTTCCTCTGAAGAACAGGAAGAAGACATCACACCTGCTTCTCTGAAAAACCTCACCAAGTTATGTCCAGAGTGATGATCTAGCTAGGAGTGTTAATATGCTCATATCTACAAGCCACATGACCAAGCACACATCTGTACCAGCTGTGTTTCTTCTTcaatataaaaacaacacaggACTCGGAGTGCCAGCCAGAAGAGGATGGATGCTGCTTAATTTTCCTGGACACTCTAGGCTTAATTCTCTGTACATTTTAACCAATAAAATTTCAACACTGATCCTTGATGCAAAAATGGTTTTTGTTTGAGGTTTTAATCACTTTGAAAATGTTGATTGTTTAAGAGGTAACACAGTAACACAGGAGGAACAGTCCAGCAGTGGATCAAAACTAGATCCAGTTAGGATCCTGGTACTTGTTCATGTAAAACAAAGAGTCTGTGTGTCTACAGGTTTTTATAGCATTCATGACCAGCCAGGAACTACACCTGATATAACCGATTATTTGAAGATCAAAACCAACTGATAACACATGGGTAAAATCAGCTGAAATGTGTGTCTGCTCAGTATGTAAACCTGCAGCCACCTCGACCCTAAGTGGACAAGACTGATTCTCAAGAATGAAAGATGTGATTATGTATCACACCTGATTTATCTTAAATAGGGTTTCATGTCATTTTTACACTGGTCATCAACAATACACTGCATATTTATTGGTGttttgaatgtgtgagtgtgtttaatCAGTATTCCTACAATACATTATCAACATAAGAGTTGACAAAAAGAAA
This window harbors:
- the LOC134319122 gene encoding fibrous sheath-interacting protein 2-like: MPQVNKVDVVQSKVPDLQEPSLQYFRGKLGESLFVKSAEFDSSDKDMEITCGSYNCLHDPHLKNFFNQPQRKKHLLKQGLIIQDDQVLCSAKDLVQYMRYIRRVLMSWNKLHQQEQKQLLKKFMVLKLNCGVPENISAAHMKEWLIYRERSTFRNIFKKNVKQGSNSSYAEKAWEVNQRIELEEMEKKILRELRVERRIPQRPVDVPSKLENVQKIFVLPCSSGSTISPADDQAEGTLLAQDSTLENSPTGNSIQKFSQSADGAAASMLYPL